A region of the Melitaea cinxia chromosome 1, ilMelCinx1.1, whole genome shotgun sequence genome:
CAAGTTACTTGTAACAAGTACACCTTTGGTATtagtttttgattattttattatcaaaccTGATTTTGATAACAATAGCATAGTGAGGGGGCAAGGGGGAGCTTCATGTCTCGGGcactacaaaaacaaaaaaattgctggacattatatggttttcgaattgGGGGACACTAAAAAGGTATATATAGTGCCCCGAGctcgagttaagctcgctatgATTCTGTTTGATATGCTTAAAAGTAGGTAAACAAAACttgtaaagtttttaatacatCTCGGTCcaacatttaaaagaaaacgtAAGTGTTgatataatttactaaatatataaaaggacGCCTGAATTGCAAAAATAAGGAACAACGTTATCACATGTCAGCCCATTGCAGTCGACAGCTGGacaggccttcccaagttcgcgataaacattccggttttccgcagtACTCGTTCAGCCTCTACCGGCAATCTTGCGTAAATCGTCGGTCCTGCggcccacactgcgtttgccatcACACGGCCTTCACTCCAAGACATTTCTCCTCTGGCAAACATTATCCGGCGGACATCAGTCTTAAGATACAGGTGACCAGCCCGCTGATACTTCTACTTGCTATtcctgtgggctatgtcggatACTTTCCTTCTcttgcggatagtctcatttatAATCGAAACAAtcttacattataataatttaaaagttttctcCTGAAAGTTTGGAAATCACAATACCATCCCAGTATTTTATcctcttatttagtcctctgctcAAAGGTTGCCTGggagagatcgctgtattagcgataaggccgcctgttgcaactgattcaaattctatttttaaaccttgtattggtgtgcggacgtgtaaataaaattaaaataaataaaaccacaatataaaatgaatcataactattacatattttaatgctACATGGTTACTCTTGATACTTTCATTTAAAGGGGATTTACCGTGATTATCAATTGAATATGACAACAtggaaatgtaaaaaaatgcgCAATAAACACGGCTAGGCGGTAGGTAACCTCAATTATGAGGGATAGATAATTCAATTGCGTTATCAATAGAAAACAGACTAAGATAGCAAAATTAGAGAATTAATGGGACGCTATCACCGGTTCGGAGTGTTTCCTCCTTCCTATGAGAAAAATCAGGAACAAATTCAGTAGGTACTTTGTCTTTtaagatttttgaagtaaaactttttgatGCACACGACTTAGGTAGTGGGCTGGTGAATGCGtcatgagagcgttacgaaaagtgtgatcggccgaggtgaatggaagttgagaggaagatatatcctaatattaattaaatttcataggtctttacctatgaaattgccgtttcgtcgtactggctatttcaaaactaaaaaaaaaatcgctaagaactcgaatttcaaattatttctattttcaaaatatagattttatttttataattagtcatttgtttaatggttaacgttctgtttacatcgcatttgtacgttttttGTCATCGTGGATACGTTAAAAATTCGAGTGATTATGGAGTATGAGTTCCGTCGTGGTAGCAAAGCGGCAGAAGCGGCTCGCAACATCAACAACGTTTACGGTGCAAACACTACTAACGATCGTACCATCCGTTATTGGTTTGCTCGCTTTCGTTCCGGAAATTTTGACCTAAGAAATGAACCACGTTGGTCAGCCGAAAATGTTGGTCGACACTGACGAATTAAAGGCAATTGTGGAGGCTGATGATTCTCAAACTACAGCTGAATTAGCAGCAGCTTTCgaagttagcactaaaacaatattggtcCATTTGCGTCAAATTGGCAAGGTAAAGAAGCTCGACAAATGGTTGCCTCACGAATTGAATGAATGCCAGCGCGAAATACGCGTCTGTGTGTCTGTCGAGACGTGCCTTGCACTGCTCAACAGACACACAAACGAAGGCATATTGAATCGCATTGCCACTTGTGACGAAAAATGGATTCTATTCGACGATAAGTGCTCAGCTAGTTGGTTAGATCCTGGTTCACTACCTAAAAAATGCCCTAAACGAAAAATTACCCCTAAGAAAGTGATAGTAACTGTTTGGTGGTCTAGCGCCGGTGTAATTCATCATAGCTTCTTACGAAACGGCATGAACATTACTGCAGATATGTACTGTGAAGAACTAAGCACAATAATGGGGAAGCTCGCACGTCTCCAACCAGCTTTGGTCAATCGCTCGGGTCCGCTGCTCCTGCACGACAACGCGCGACCTCATACTGCACAGCAAACGGTCTCCAGGTTACAAGAGCTGGGGTTTGATATTCTCCGTCATCCACCGTACTCTCCAGATCTTGCCGCTACAGACTTCCACTTTTTCCAGAATTTGGATAACTTTTTGGTGGGAAAAAAACAATACCCGAGAAGCAGTACAAAATACCTTTAAAGAGTTTATTGCCCGTTCCCGTCTAGCAGAGTTGGCAAAAAATGCATTGATTCCATAggttatgtttattcattaggACATAAATTActctgaataataaaaataagaaaacatagaaaaaaaaagtgtgttaacttatttcatcaaaacGGCATTTTTATCATGATTCATAggttaatgaagatagaaagagatagttttttcttatatttctgtagaagctaaagaagttttactcaaAATTGTAGCATAAAACTACATATTTTACGCGTGTTTTTAAatctgaaaaatatttcaaaacacaTCAGGTTGTGTGGATGTGAagaaagcaataaattattttgttttccgtGTCTGGTCTTTGTAGCTGGCGCCGGCAATTGTGATGAATGTGCATGGACGGAATggattttctatacaaatataacaaatggTAAGCTAGTAATGGtagtttttcgtttatttatttttttgtgaacccTCCTCAAAAAAATTCAAGAGCCGCTTTTGCTTCTGACAGTAACGAACACAACCAAAAAACGTGTCTatcttagaccacacgactgatcactgaagtaaaactttttatctTCACTTACTTaaatatctccctctcaacttccgttcaccttaCCCGATCAAACTTCTCTTAAGTCACCCATTCgttcattattttttctttttatgtggtatctcataactttttcaAGATGTACCAactttaatgattctttttttattcgaaaggtaCGCAGTGTAAATTTAAGCAACTACTAACTAGAAGTTTTAAATAGtccttcatcattacagcctatacagtccagtgctggacataggcctccacaagtttacgccaaaaataacgtgaactcatgtgttttgcccatagtcaccacgctgggcaggcgggttggtgaccgaataGTCCTTAATACTGTGTATTGTTATTGTACGATATCATACCTGTTGATGTAATTTGAAATCGGTTTTATTCTCTTTTTCCggcaaacacaataatatacCAAATCATATGTTTTACTTATTAaggactttttttattatatacaatgtaTGTAATCATTGTAatctagttttatattttttaaagaatttatcaaATCGGTTTCTGGGTTCGATGGAACACTCAATTAAAATTGACAGTATTGACATATTTGACAGTAAGAGAGTGTTTTCTTTTACTTAGTTTTGACAGCTTTAAGTTCACTTAAATATTGCATGAATAAAAACaagatttttatcaaaaaataaaagaaatataagtgTAGTAGGTTGAAACCATGCTTTCCAGgtattatactttatatattaatatttgatctataattttatcttgttattaaaattgagaaatatttttagGTTAAGAATAAAAcgagatttaaaatattttgtacgttGTTTATCTGAAAAACCTCCTCCGGATCAAGATGCTAAGACACCAGAAGTTAAAACTAGAGAgagcaaagaaaaaaaagcgtCTAACTCAAGTACTGAGAAAATTCAGGCTCTGttgaagatgatgatgacagAACCAAAAATATCCGATA
Encoded here:
- the LOC123654401 gene encoding histone-lysine N-methyltransferase SETMAR-like — protein: MNHVGQPKMLVDTDELKAIVEADDSQTTAELAAAFEVSTKTILVHLRQIGKVKKLDKWLPHELNECQREIRVCVSVETCLALLNRHTNEGILNRIATCDEKWILFDDKCSASWLDPGSLPKKCPKRKITPKKVIVTVWWSSAGVIHHSFLRNGMNITADMYCEELSTIMGKLARLQPALVNRSGPLLLHDNARPHTAQQTVSRLQELGFDILRHPPYSPDLAATDFHFFQNLDNFLVGKKQYPRSSTKYL